One window of the Novosphingobium sp. KACC 22771 genome contains the following:
- a CDS encoding TetR/AcrR family transcriptional regulator: MSETTTSSRQKRKQPASLGQAGKVERQPQQSRSRQTRDSILLAAIRLFKDAGPASLSFAGIASSAGVSVGAVQFYFASKDAMIEAVISRILDDNLQAEVVLFQRLEAQCEDFDAYLRAYIDDYYNLLAQFNPNFVKSIDIIKQNPNLSVKGRDIGFKAEALAKAALRRALEVNGLIAVDDRIDAVYHIILSFTIRELNCPSGLPGSQDVLRRRDALREMCFAYLTGSNQTHSAVK; the protein is encoded by the coding sequence ATGAGCGAGACAACGACCTCTTCACGGCAAAAGCGCAAACAGCCCGCGAGCCTGGGCCAAGCCGGCAAGGTGGAACGTCAGCCGCAGCAGTCGCGCAGCCGTCAAACGCGGGACAGCATCCTGCTGGCCGCCATCAGATTGTTCAAAGATGCGGGGCCGGCATCGCTCAGCTTTGCCGGCATTGCCAGCTCGGCCGGTGTGTCGGTCGGCGCGGTTCAGTTCTATTTCGCGAGCAAGGACGCGATGATCGAAGCTGTCATCTCACGCATACTGGATGACAATCTGCAGGCCGAGGTGGTGCTTTTTCAGAGACTTGAAGCACAATGCGAAGATTTTGATGCATATCTGCGCGCCTATATCGACGATTATTACAACCTTTTGGCGCAGTTTAATCCAAACTTTGTCAAATCCATTGATATCATCAAACAGAACCCTAACCTCTCCGTCAAAGGGCGCGATATTGGTTTCAAGGCCGAGGCTTTGGCCAAGGCTGCTCTTCGCCGGGCGCTGGAGGTCAATGGCTTGATTGCTGTCGATGATCGCATTGATGCGGTTTATCACATCATTCTGTCCTTCACGATCCGCGAACTCAATTGCCCAAGCGGATTGCCCGGATCGCAGGATGTGCTGCGCCGCCGCGAT
- a CDS encoding carboxylesterase/lipase family protein has translation MSIVHKFGLAMLAAALGSSALAGPTVQVAQGKVEGIVKDGVEAYRAIPYAQAPEGNLRWRAPEPAQSWPGVRDASRAGPACYQADGGAGWGPYTAEFIAPGPFAEDCLTANIWTPARKTGRLPVFVFIHGGGFGGGGANVPIYDGATLAKRGVVVVTIQYRVGVFGFLAHPALSAESPIHSSGNYGLLDQIEAIKWVKANIARFGGDAANITIAGESAGAASVSHLVVSPLAKGLFAKAVAFSGASMGVPVPPLREGEAVGVKLAEDLGKSTPDELRNVSAAQLVERTRAIPDPGGKAPPLLFVPHVDGAVVLYDPSIGDRPIASNVAIMTGYNAAEMVDFSIDTPEKFETAVRARYGDFADRLLRLYPHATRAEAEASNLLMARDRYMSGVLIWAKARQKTSGQTVFDYLYDHPYPPAPQGKAYGAFHSSQIPYIFGNLGLGNRHFSAGDAKISRQWQDLLIAFMRKGNPSGPNGAWPPASQTKGIKAMVIGDHPGFAPVISSTERFEAFRDYARQGGVLGLM, from the coding sequence ATGTCTATTGTTCATAAATTTGGGTTGGCCATGCTGGCTGCCGCCTTGGGCAGTTCCGCGCTGGCAGGGCCGACCGTGCAGGTCGCGCAGGGCAAGGTGGAAGGCATCGTCAAGGATGGCGTGGAAGCTTATCGCGCCATTCCCTATGCCCAGGCGCCCGAGGGCAATCTGCGCTGGCGCGCGCCCGAACCTGCCCAATCATGGCCCGGCGTCCGAGACGCCTCGCGCGCAGGCCCCGCCTGCTATCAGGCCGATGGCGGGGCGGGATGGGGCCCTTACACCGCCGAATTCATCGCCCCTGGCCCCTTTGCCGAAGACTGCCTGACCGCCAACATCTGGACACCCGCCCGCAAGACCGGCAGGCTGCCGGTGTTTGTTTTCATCCATGGCGGTGGCTTTGGCGGAGGCGGCGCGAATGTGCCGATCTATGATGGCGCCACTTTGGCAAAACGCGGCGTCGTTGTCGTTACCATCCAGTATCGCGTGGGCGTCTTCGGCTTTCTGGCCCATCCGGCGTTGAGCGCGGAATCGCCGATCCACAGTTCGGGCAATTATGGCCTGCTCGATCAGATCGAGGCGATTAAATGGGTGAAGGCCAACATCGCCCGTTTCGGTGGCGATGCGGCAAACATCACCATCGCGGGGGAATCCGCCGGGGCGGCATCGGTTTCGCATCTGGTCGTCTCGCCCCTTGCCAAGGGCCTGTTTGCCAAAGCGGTGGCCTTCAGCGGCGCCAGCATGGGGGTACCTGTTCCCCCCTTGCGCGAGGGGGAGGCCGTCGGCGTGAAGCTGGCCGAGGATCTTGGGAAGAGCACGCCGGATGAATTGCGCAATGTTTCTGCCGCCCAACTTGTCGAGCGCACCCGCGCCATTCCCGACCCCGGCGGCAAAGCGCCGCCCCTGCTCTTTGTCCCCCATGTCGATGGCGCGGTCGTTCTTTACGATCCGTCCATAGGCGATCGACCCATTGCCAGCAACGTCGCGATCATGACCGGCTATAATGCCGCCGAAATGGTCGACTTCTCCATTGATACTCCGGAGAAATTCGAGACGGCCGTTCGCGCGCGCTATGGCGATTTTGCCGATCGCCTGCTCCGGCTTTACCCCCATGCGACACGCGCCGAGGCCGAAGCATCCAATCTCCTGATGGCGCGCGACCGCTATATGTCGGGCGTCCTCATCTGGGCCAAAGCGCGCCAAAAGACGAGCGGGCAGACGGTCTTTGATTATCTCTATGACCACCCCTACCCGCCCGCGCCGCAGGGCAAGGCCTATGGCGCGTTTCACTCTTCGCAGATTCCGTATATTTTCGGCAATCTGGGATTGGGCAACCGCCATTTCAGCGCGGGTGATGCGAAGATCAGCCGTCAGTGGCAGGATCTGCTCATCGCCTTTATGCGCAAAGGCAACCCTTCGGGCCCGAACGGCGCATGGCCGCCAGCCTCGCAAACGAAAGGCATAAAAGCCATGGTCATCGGCGATCATCCCGGCTTCGCGCCGGTCATTTCTTCAACCGAGCGCTTTGAGGCGTTCAGGGATTATGCGCGGCAAG